In one Actinomyces trachealis genomic region, the following are encoded:
- a CDS encoding F0F1 ATP synthase subunit B: MTLSAALPLVLAAVDHEGGGAPEGIWLFVPHVADLVWGTVCFTIIALALGKYALPRLNAVMDERAAKIEEGLALTEQAKQGQAEAEAKAAQLVEDARVEAAHIRDNAHSEAKRIVAEARAAASTEAGKALSAVQRQIQADKQAAQISLRSDVGMLAADLAEKIVGEQLRDTALSSRVIDRFLNELESHPEAFSAGDLAAATGPQGQQ, translated from the coding sequence ATGACCCTGAGCGCCGCACTGCCACTGGTGCTGGCGGCCGTCGACCATGAGGGCGGAGGCGCGCCAGAGGGGATCTGGCTGTTCGTCCCCCACGTGGCCGACCTCGTGTGGGGCACGGTTTGCTTCACGATTATTGCCCTAGCCTTGGGTAAGTACGCCCTGCCGCGTCTCAATGCCGTCATGGACGAACGTGCCGCCAAGATCGAAGAGGGTCTGGCCCTCACCGAGCAGGCTAAGCAGGGGCAGGCTGAGGCTGAGGCCAAGGCCGCGCAGCTCGTGGAGGATGCTCGCGTGGAGGCCGCTCACATCCGGGATAACGCCCACAGCGAGGCCAAGCGGATCGTCGCCGAGGCCCGCGCTGCCGCTTCCACGGAGGCAGGCAAGGCCCTGTCCGCCGTGCAGCGTCAGATCCAGGCGGATAAGCAGGCCGCCCAGATCTCGCTACGCTCCGACGTCGGCATGCTGGCCGCCGACTTGGCTGAGAAGATCGTGGGTGAGCAGCTGCGTGACACCGCTCTCTCCTCCCGGGTGATCGACCGCTTCCTCAACGAGCTTGAGTCCCACCCGGAGGCGTTCAGCGCTGGAGACCTCGCTGCCGCTACTGGACCGCAGGGACAGCAGTGA
- a CDS encoding DUF2550 family protein — MGLGGWDWAGIVAGGVLLGSLVFLWRLRVLASRVGSFECGLSRPGEGGWFSGIGSFGGEELVWHRLMSIRLRPRYRFLREDLEIVEVRPRSVSGRVVDVTCTYRGEHVNLAMPSESYHALVSWMESAAPKQSELY; from the coding sequence ATGGGACTGGGGGGCTGGGACTGGGCTGGCATCGTGGCTGGCGGAGTGCTCCTTGGCTCTTTGGTCTTCCTGTGGCGGCTGCGGGTGTTGGCCAGCCGCGTCGGCTCCTTTGAGTGCGGCCTGTCCCGCCCCGGCGAAGGTGGCTGGTTTTCCGGCATCGGGAGTTTTGGTGGTGAGGAGCTAGTCTGGCACCGGCTCATGTCCATCCGTCTGCGCCCCCGCTACCGTTTCCTCCGGGAAGACCTGGAGATCGTGGAGGTGCGACCACGCTCGGTCAGTGGCCGCGTGGTGGACGTGACCTGCACCTACCGTGGGGAGCACGTGAACCTGGCGATGCCTTCAGAGTCCTACCACGCTCTGGTCTCCTGGATGGAATCTGCCGCCCCCAAGCAATCCGAGCTGTACTGA
- the atpH gene encoding ATP synthase F1 subunit delta yields the protein MNTGSVATQAQVTQAWEPVLQQCGEQALDLGEQILAVAHQIAANPLRGPLTDPGRSPEAKTALARRLFAEHVDGRVVELLGALVRGRWSKPTDLSHAMHDLGIQAILAGARAANRLDEVEQEVFSVYNLLVDNRDLRLALEPSKRTSQDSRVSLAHKILGPSLSSSAMSLVTWCVRHETEGGVPRNLRRVAELAAALQNRTIADVTSAIPLSPEQEARLERILEERLGTDVELNLIVDPDVVGGVRVRVRDLIIDSTVHSSLGGLRTQLAG from the coding sequence GTGAACACCGGTAGCGTCGCGACCCAGGCACAGGTCACCCAGGCTTGGGAGCCTGTACTGCAGCAGTGCGGAGAGCAAGCACTTGACCTGGGCGAGCAAATCCTCGCTGTCGCCCACCAGATTGCCGCCAACCCGCTGCGCGGCCCGCTGACGGACCCCGGCCGCAGCCCAGAGGCTAAAACCGCCTTGGCTCGCCGTCTCTTTGCGGAGCACGTTGACGGTCGCGTCGTTGAGCTGTTGGGCGCGCTGGTGCGCGGACGCTGGTCCAAGCCCACAGACCTCAGCCACGCCATGCACGACCTGGGCATCCAGGCGATCCTGGCTGGGGCCCGCGCCGCTAACCGCCTAGACGAGGTGGAGCAAGAGGTGTTCTCGGTATACAACCTGCTGGTTGACAACCGGGACTTGCGCCTAGCGCTGGAGCCCTCCAAGCGCACCAGCCAGGATTCGCGTGTGTCCCTGGCCCACAAGATCCTGGGACCCAGCCTGTCATCTTCTGCGATGAGCCTGGTCACCTGGTGCGTGCGCCACGAGACCGAGGGTGGGGTGCCCCGCAACCTGCGGCGCGTCGCCGAGCTGGCAGCTGCACTGCAGAACCGCACCATCGCTGACGTCACCAGCGCCATCCCGCTCAGCCCTGAGCAGGAGGCCCGCCTGGAGCGCATCCTTGAGGAGCGCCTAGGCACCGACGTCGAACTCAACCTGATCGTTGACCCTGACGTGGTTGGGGGCGTGCGTGTGCGCGTGCGCGACCTGATCATCGACTCCACCGTGCACAGCTCCCTGGGGGGCCTGCGCACCCAGCTGGCCGGCTGA
- the atpB gene encoding F0F1 ATP synthase subunit A produces MLTSVYLAAVKAAAIAPAAAEYDGFHPPSLDDFFPAGIFFVGTPFEVNRVMLVRIIMSLLLVLVFVLGSSRARLVPGRFQSVLELTVGFVRNSISDEILGPVYGKQYAPLLTTIFMGVFFLNISGVIPGLQIASTGVVGMPLVFALVSYIAFIYAGIKTNGLGHYLKGTVMPSGVPPLLAPLIIPIEFLSNLVMRPLTLTIRLMANMISGHLLLALCFVATNALFVYATASLKALGAVTLLVGLAFVVFEIFVAILQAYIFSLLTAVYLESSVHMH; encoded by the coding sequence GTGCTCACGAGCGTGTATCTCGCCGCTGTGAAAGCGGCGGCGATTGCCCCTGCTGCGGCTGAGTACGACGGTTTTCACCCGCCGTCGCTCGACGACTTCTTCCCTGCCGGGATCTTCTTCGTGGGCACGCCCTTTGAGGTTAACCGGGTCATGCTGGTGCGCATCATCATGAGCCTGTTACTGGTGCTGGTCTTCGTGCTGGGTTCCTCACGGGCCCGGCTGGTTCCTGGCCGCTTCCAGAGCGTCCTGGAACTGACCGTGGGCTTCGTACGCAACAGCATCTCAGATGAGATCCTGGGGCCGGTGTACGGCAAGCAGTACGCGCCTTTGCTTACCACCATCTTCATGGGCGTGTTCTTCCTGAACATCTCTGGGGTGATCCCGGGGCTGCAGATCGCTTCCACCGGCGTGGTGGGCATGCCGCTGGTTTTCGCCCTGGTGTCATATATCGCCTTCATCTACGCCGGTATTAAGACCAACGGGCTGGGGCACTACCTCAAGGGGACCGTCATGCCCTCCGGGGTGCCGCCCTTACTGGCGCCTCTGATCATTCCTATCGAGTTCCTCTCGAACCTGGTGATGCGGCCCTTGACCCTGACCATCCGACTCATGGCCAACATGATCTCCGGCCACCTGCTGCTGGCCCTGTGCTTCGTGGCCACCAACGCGCTGTTCGTGTACGCCACCGCCTCGCTCAAGGCGCTGGGCGCCGTCACCCTGCTGGTCGGCCTGGCTTTCGTGGTCTTCGAGATCTTCGTGGCCATCCTGCAGGCGTATATCTTCTCCCTACTGACCGCCGTGTACCTTGAGTCATCGGTGCACATGCACTGA
- a CDS encoding MraY family glycosyltransferase: protein MRVYLLVLAVAAACTYLAVPIMRYIALASHALTPVRSRDVHQAPIPRLGGVAMFLGFATAIAVADHLPFLESVIGRGAWAVVAGAGLVCALGVVDDLWDLDWMTKLVGQVLAAGIMAWQGVQLITFPVGGVTIGSSRLSLISTLLVVVAVINAVNFVDGLDGLAAGLIGIGAVAFFLYTYVLTRQLSASSYASLAATVVAALIGVCVGFLPYNYHPASIFMGDSGSMQLGLISAAGTIIVTGQIDPGALGGSQALPVFLPILLPFAVLLLPLTDMTMAVIRRMRKGLSPFHPDRMHMHHRLLDAGHSHRRAVLTMYIWAAAVSFPTAAMAFFPMDKVLIGFALALVLALLATLDLMPGVRVAVSRHTGGVERQRGPKRRARSECDQQPGRTQCQRDTAQVPGEQNDLHSTGANGFS from the coding sequence GTGAGGGTCTACCTGCTGGTCCTGGCTGTCGCCGCCGCTTGCACCTACCTGGCCGTGCCGATCATGCGGTACATCGCCCTGGCCTCTCACGCCCTGACCCCCGTGCGCAGCCGTGACGTGCACCAGGCCCCTATCCCCAGGCTGGGTGGGGTGGCGATGTTCCTGGGCTTCGCCACCGCTATCGCCGTGGCCGACCACCTCCCCTTCCTGGAGTCCGTGATCGGCCGAGGCGCCTGGGCCGTGGTAGCTGGCGCCGGACTGGTCTGCGCCCTGGGGGTCGTTGACGACCTGTGGGACCTGGACTGGATGACCAAGCTGGTAGGGCAGGTCCTTGCTGCTGGGATCATGGCCTGGCAAGGCGTCCAGCTCATCACCTTCCCCGTGGGTGGGGTGACCATTGGCTCTTCGCGTCTGTCCCTGATCTCCACGCTGCTGGTGGTGGTGGCGGTCATTAACGCTGTCAACTTCGTGGACGGCCTGGATGGCCTGGCGGCCGGGCTAATCGGCATTGGGGCGGTGGCCTTCTTCCTGTACACCTATGTGCTCACCCGCCAGCTCTCCGCCAGCTCCTACGCCTCCCTGGCTGCCACCGTGGTGGCCGCGTTGATCGGCGTGTGCGTGGGGTTCCTGCCGTACAACTACCACCCTGCCTCAATCTTCATGGGGGATTCGGGTTCCATGCAGCTGGGACTGATCTCTGCGGCTGGCACGATCATCGTCACCGGGCAGATTGACCCCGGGGCCCTGGGTGGCTCCCAGGCCCTGCCGGTCTTTTTGCCGATCCTGCTGCCATTCGCGGTGCTGCTCCTGCCACTGACAGATATGACCATGGCGGTTATCCGGCGCATGCGCAAAGGTCTGAGCCCCTTCCACCCCGACCGGATGCACATGCACCACCGGCTGTTGGACGCCGGTCACTCCCACCGGCGTGCGGTGCTCACCATGTACATCTGGGCGGCGGCAGTGTCCTTCCCGACGGCGGCAATGGCCTTCTTCCCTATGGACAAGGTGCTGATTGGTTTCGCGTTGGCGCTGGTGCTGGCACTGCTGGCCACCTTGGATCTCATGCCGGGGGTGCGGGTGGCGGTGTCCCGCCACACCGGCGGGGTGGAGCGGCAGCGCGGCCCTAAACGCAGGGCACGCTCTGAGTGCGACCAACAGCCCGGGCGCACGCAGTGCCAGCGTGACACCGCGCAGGTCCCCGGGGAGCAGAACGACTTACACAGTACGGGAGCGAACGGTTTTTCATGA
- the atpA gene encoding F0F1 ATP synthase subunit alpha, which translates to MAELTIRPEDIRSALDEFVDSYEPAKVAAEEVGHVVFAADGIAHVEGLPGTMANEILTFEDGTAGLAMNLDERQIGVVVLGNFDAVEEGQAVRRTGEVLSVPVGDGYLGRVVDPLGRPIDGLGPIASEGRRALELQAPGVMMRKSVHEPLQTGLKAIDSMIPVGRGQRQLIIGDRKTGKTAIALDTIRNQKAAWETGDPKQQVRCIYVATGQKGSTIASVRHALEESGALEYTTIVASPASDPAGFKYLSPYTGSAIGQHWMYAGKHVLIVFDDLSKQAEAYRAVSLLLRRPPGREAYPGDVFYLHSRLLERCAKLSDDLGAGSMTGLPIIETKANDVSAYIPTNVISITDGQIFLQSDLFNADQRPAVDVGISVSRVGGSAQIKAMKKVAGTLKITLAQYRSMQAFAMFASDLDAATRQQLTRGERLMELLKQPQFTPYPVEEQVASVWTGTNGYLDDLDVAEVLSFEAALLDHLRRNSTVLDTIRETGKLEEDTEAQLRADVEAFRASYLSGGKMLGAQVATDELEPEVERTSEQIVLKRG; encoded by the coding sequence ATGGCTGAGCTGACCATCAGGCCGGAGGACATTCGCTCCGCCCTGGATGAGTTCGTCGACTCCTACGAGCCCGCCAAGGTGGCCGCCGAGGAGGTCGGCCACGTCGTCTTCGCTGCTGACGGCATCGCCCACGTCGAGGGGCTGCCCGGCACCATGGCCAACGAGATCCTCACCTTCGAGGACGGCACAGCCGGACTAGCCATGAACCTGGATGAGCGCCAGATCGGTGTGGTCGTCCTGGGTAACTTCGACGCCGTTGAGGAGGGCCAGGCAGTCCGCCGCACCGGTGAGGTTCTCTCCGTGCCTGTTGGCGACGGCTACCTGGGCCGCGTGGTGGACCCGCTGGGCCGTCCCATCGACGGCCTGGGCCCCATCGCCTCCGAGGGCCGCCGCGCTCTGGAACTCCAGGCCCCCGGTGTCATGATGCGTAAGTCCGTGCACGAGCCGCTACAGACCGGCCTGAAGGCCATCGACTCGATGATTCCCGTGGGCCGTGGTCAGCGTCAGCTCATCATCGGTGACCGCAAGACCGGTAAGACCGCCATCGCCCTGGACACCATCCGCAACCAGAAGGCCGCCTGGGAGACCGGTGACCCCAAGCAGCAGGTGCGCTGCATCTACGTGGCCACCGGCCAGAAGGGCTCCACCATCGCCTCGGTGCGCCACGCCCTGGAGGAGTCCGGCGCCCTGGAATACACGACGATCGTCGCTTCCCCGGCCTCCGACCCGGCCGGCTTCAAGTACCTGTCCCCGTACACCGGCTCCGCGATCGGCCAGCACTGGATGTACGCCGGTAAGCACGTGCTCATCGTCTTCGACGACCTGTCCAAGCAGGCTGAGGCCTACCGGGCCGTCTCCCTGCTGCTGCGACGTCCACCGGGCCGCGAGGCCTACCCCGGTGACGTTTTCTACCTGCACTCGCGCCTGCTGGAGCGCTGCGCCAAGCTCTCCGATGATCTGGGCGCTGGCTCTATGACCGGCCTGCCAATCATCGAGACCAAAGCCAACGATGTCTCCGCCTATATCCCCACCAACGTCATCTCCATCACCGACGGCCAGATCTTCTTGCAGTCAGATCTGTTCAACGCGGACCAGCGCCCTGCCGTCGATGTGGGAATCTCCGTGTCCCGTGTGGGCGGCTCCGCCCAGATCAAGGCCATGAAGAAGGTCGCTGGCACGCTCAAGATCACCCTGGCGCAGTACCGCTCCATGCAGGCTTTCGCCATGTTCGCCTCCGACCTAGACGCCGCCACCCGCCAGCAGCTCACTCGCGGTGAACGCCTCATGGAGCTGCTCAAGCAGCCCCAGTTCACCCCCTACCCGGTGGAGGAGCAGGTCGCCAGCGTGTGGACCGGCACCAACGGCTACCTGGATGACCTCGATGTGGCCGAGGTACTGTCTTTCGAGGCGGCCCTCCTAGACCACTTGCGCCGCAACTCCACTGTGCTGGACACCATCCGTGAGACCGGCAAGCTGGAGGAAGACACCGAGGCGCAGCTACGCGCTGACGTCGAGGCCTTCCGCGCCAGCTACCTCTCTGGTGGCAAGATGCTCGGGGCGCAGGTCGCTACCGACGAGTTGGAGCCTGAGGTTGAGCGTACGAGCGAGCAGATCGTCCTCAAGAGGGGCTGA
- the atpD gene encoding F0F1 ATP synthase subunit beta, protein MTDTSSTTSTGRITRIIGPVVDIEFPPDAIPAMYNALKTTVDLSGQGEGEGTTEMTLEVAQHLGDNIVRSIALKPTDGLVRGAVVHDTGAPISVPVGDVTKGHVFNVTGEVLNLAPGESLEVTERWPIHRQPPAFDELESKEQMFETGIKVIDLLTPYIQGGKIGLFGGAGVGKTVLIQEMIQRVAQDHGGVSVFAGVGERTREGNDLIVEMDEAGVFDKTALVFGQMDEPPGTRLRVALSALTMAEYFRDVQHQDVLLFIDNIFRFTQAGSEVSTLLGRMPSAVGYQPNLADEMGQLQERITSAGGHSITSLQAIYVPADDYTDPAPATTFAHLDATTELSREIASRGIYPAVDPLASTSRLLAPQYVGQGHYDVATRVKSILQKNKELQDIIAILGVDELSEEDKVTVARARRIEQFLSQNTYMAEKFTGVPGSTVPLTETIEAFKRICDGQYDSFPEQAFFNIGGIEDLERKAAEMMKA, encoded by the coding sequence ATGACCGACACCTCCAGCACCACCTCCACCGGGCGGATCACCCGGATCATCGGTCCTGTCGTGGACATCGAATTCCCGCCGGACGCGATCCCGGCCATGTACAACGCCCTGAAGACCACCGTTGACCTCAGCGGTCAGGGTGAGGGTGAGGGCACCACCGAGATGACCCTGGAGGTGGCCCAGCACCTAGGTGACAACATCGTCCGCTCCATCGCCCTGAAGCCCACCGACGGCCTGGTGCGCGGCGCCGTCGTCCATGACACCGGCGCCCCCATCTCTGTGCCCGTCGGCGACGTCACCAAGGGCCACGTGTTCAACGTGACCGGTGAGGTCCTCAACCTGGCCCCCGGCGAGAGCCTCGAGGTGACTGAGCGCTGGCCCATCCACCGCCAGCCCCCGGCCTTCGACGAGCTGGAGTCCAAGGAGCAGATGTTCGAGACCGGCATTAAGGTCATCGACCTGCTCACCCCCTACATCCAGGGCGGCAAGATCGGCCTGTTCGGCGGCGCCGGAGTGGGTAAGACCGTGCTGATCCAGGAGATGATCCAGCGTGTGGCCCAGGACCACGGTGGTGTGTCCGTGTTCGCGGGCGTAGGTGAGCGCACCCGTGAGGGCAATGACCTAATCGTGGAGATGGATGAGGCCGGCGTCTTTGACAAGACCGCTCTAGTGTTTGGCCAGATGGACGAGCCGCCGGGCACGCGTTTGCGCGTCGCCTTGTCCGCCCTGACCATGGCCGAGTACTTCCGTGACGTGCAGCACCAGGACGTGCTGCTGTTCATCGACAATATCTTCCGTTTCACCCAGGCCGGTTCTGAGGTTTCTACGCTGCTGGGGCGTATGCCCTCCGCCGTGGGCTACCAGCCCAACCTTGCTGACGAGATGGGACAGCTCCAGGAGCGCATCACCTCCGCCGGTGGCCACTCGATCACCTCCCTGCAGGCCATCTACGTGCCTGCTGACGACTACACCGACCCGGCCCCGGCCACCACCTTCGCGCACCTGGACGCCACCACGGAGCTTTCCCGTGAGATCGCCTCACGCGGTATCTACCCGGCTGTGGACCCGCTGGCCTCCACCTCCCGCCTGTTGGCCCCCCAGTATGTGGGCCAGGGGCACTACGACGTCGCCACCCGTGTGAAGTCCATCCTCCAGAAGAACAAGGAGCTGCAGGACATCATTGCGATCCTTGGTGTGGACGAGCTCTCTGAGGAGGACAAGGTCACGGTGGCCCGGGCCCGGCGAATCGAGCAGTTCCTGAGCCAGAACACCTATATGGCGGAGAAGTTCACGGGTGTGCCCGGTTCCACCGTGCCACTGACGGAGACCATCGAGGCGTTTAAGCGGATCTGTGACGGTCAGTACGATTCCTTCCCGGAGCAGGCATTCTTTAACATTGGTGGCATTGAGGATCTTGAGCGCAAGGCCGCTGAGATGATGAAGGCCTGA
- a CDS encoding F0F1 ATP synthase subunit gamma translates to MSGKQRVYKQRIRSTATLQKVFRAMELIAASRIGQARNKAQGASPYDHALTQAVAAVGTYSHLDHPITRERTDTKRVAVLVVTSDRGMAGAYSASILRESERLLNQLVEEGYEPVLFTFGRRAQAFYSFKERPVEFSWVGESDRPSDRVIDEVSALLLDYFLAPPEAGGVAEVHIVFTRFKTMVTQVPEVRRMLPLTVVDVDGPGELNREDIAAGHESERPELSGAQPLYEFEPSAEAVLGALLPRYVASRIRNALLQSAASELASRQQAMHTATDNAEELIRNYTRLANAARQGEITQEITEIVSGANALGTD, encoded by the coding sequence GTGTCAGGTAAGCAGCGCGTCTACAAGCAGCGGATCCGTTCCACGGCGACCCTCCAGAAGGTTTTCCGGGCGATGGAACTCATTGCTGCGTCCCGCATTGGACAGGCGCGGAACAAGGCCCAGGGCGCATCACCTTATGACCACGCCCTGACTCAGGCTGTCGCCGCCGTCGGTACATACTCGCACCTGGACCATCCGATCACTCGGGAGCGTACGGACACCAAGCGGGTGGCGGTCCTGGTGGTCACTTCAGACCGCGGCATGGCGGGCGCCTACTCGGCCTCCATCCTGCGCGAGTCCGAGCGGCTCCTGAATCAGCTGGTGGAGGAGGGGTACGAGCCCGTGCTCTTCACCTTTGGCCGCCGGGCCCAGGCCTTCTACTCGTTTAAGGAGCGCCCGGTGGAGTTCTCCTGGGTGGGTGAGTCTGACCGCCCCTCAGACCGGGTGATCGATGAGGTCTCTGCGCTGCTGCTCGACTACTTCCTGGCTCCGCCTGAGGCCGGGGGAGTGGCCGAGGTGCACATTGTCTTCACTCGTTTCAAAACGATGGTCACGCAGGTGCCTGAGGTGCGCCGCATGCTTCCGCTGACCGTCGTCGATGTTGACGGGCCAGGTGAACTCAACCGTGAGGATATCGCCGCCGGGCACGAGTCCGAGCGCCCCGAGCTCTCCGGCGCGCAACCCCTCTACGAGTTTGAGCCCTCCGCTGAGGCCGTACTGGGGGCCCTGCTACCCCGCTACGTCGCCTCCCGCATTCGCAACGCACTCCTGCAGTCCGCCGCGTCCGAGTTGGCCAGCCGCCAGCAGGCCATGCACACGGCTACGGACAACGCCGAGGAACTCATCAGGAACTACACCCGTCTGGCCAACGCTGCGCGTCAGGGCGAGATTACCCAGGAGATCACGGAGATCGTCTCGGGTGCCAACGCCCTGGGCACAGACTGA
- a CDS encoding L-threonylcarbamoyladenylate synthase produces the protein MRQETNQPSLAPQTSHAPEAALDRAVAHLGASGLLILPTDTVYGIGAQAGDADAVATLLTVKGRGRQMPPPVLVASASQLTGVVAQVPAAATALMRAFWPGALTLVLDANPQLGWDLGETGGTVAVRVPDHPLVLALLERTGPLAVTSANHTGQPSATDAASAAAAFPGQVTRADASIIPAHTPASPSPGILLLDGGPTPGPVPSTIVSFAGENAQAPVFLRDGVLSREEILAVVSAHNPGGEEPVK, from the coding sequence GTGCGACAGGAGACCAACCAGCCCAGCTTGGCACCGCAGACCAGCCATGCCCCCGAGGCAGCGCTGGATCGTGCCGTCGCGCACCTGGGCGCTTCCGGTTTGCTTATCTTGCCCACGGACACGGTCTATGGGATCGGTGCCCAAGCCGGTGATGCCGACGCCGTCGCTACGCTCCTGACTGTCAAGGGCCGCGGGCGCCAGATGCCCCCACCAGTGCTCGTGGCCAGCGCCTCTCAGCTCACTGGCGTCGTCGCCCAGGTGCCTGCTGCCGCAACAGCGCTTATGCGCGCCTTTTGGCCGGGAGCACTGACCCTCGTGCTTGACGCCAACCCGCAGCTCGGCTGGGACCTGGGGGAAACTGGGGGAACCGTTGCGGTGCGCGTGCCTGACCACCCGCTCGTGCTCGCGCTGCTGGAGCGCACCGGTCCGTTGGCGGTCACCAGCGCCAACCACACTGGCCAGCCGTCCGCCACCGACGCCGCCAGTGCCGCCGCCGCCTTCCCTGGTCAGGTTACCCGCGCCGATGCCAGCATTATCCCTGCCCACACCCCCGCTAGCCCGTCCCCAGGCATCCTCCTGCTCGACGGCGGCCCCACGCCCGGGCCGGTGCCCTCCACCATCGTCTCCTTTGCCGGGGAGAACGCCCAGGCGCCGGTTTTCCTGCGCGACGGTGTGCTGAGCCGTGAGGAGATCCTGGCCGTCGTCTCCGCGCACAACCCTGGGGGGGAGGAGCCCGTAAAGTGA
- a CDS encoding F0F1 ATP synthase subunit epsilon, which yields MALRVEVVSRSGAGSWLGQAERVSVPLVGGEMGVLPGRAPVLALLGSGKVRIVPIGAAEVVLAVNGGFCSVDHDVVTVAADLSGEEAESAAAIGVDQMLAEAEGLMPAGDGYED from the coding sequence ATGGCTTTGAGAGTCGAGGTGGTCTCGCGCAGTGGAGCTGGCTCGTGGCTGGGGCAGGCGGAACGCGTCTCTGTGCCCTTGGTTGGCGGCGAGATGGGTGTGCTGCCCGGCCGTGCCCCGGTCCTGGCCCTGCTAGGTAGTGGTAAGGTGCGTATCGTGCCGATCGGTGCTGCTGAGGTGGTCCTTGCGGTCAATGGTGGCTTCTGCTCAGTGGACCACGACGTGGTCACTGTGGCGGCGGACCTCTCTGGTGAGGAGGCTGAGTCTGCGGCGGCCATCGGTGTGGACCAGATGCTGGCTGAGGCTGAGGGGCTGATGCCAGCCGGAGATGGCTACGAGGACTGA
- the atpE gene encoding ATP synthase F0 subunit C, translating into MTGSLATIGYGLATLGPSIGIGLLVAKTQEGTARQPEVAGALRTNMFIGAAMIEALGLLGFAAGFVF; encoded by the coding sequence ATGACCGGCTCCCTCGCCACGATCGGCTACGGCCTCGCCACCCTCGGCCCGAGTATCGGTATCGGCCTGCTCGTAGCCAAGACCCAGGAGGGCACCGCCCGCCAGCCTGAGGTTGCTGGTGCCCTTCGCACCAACATGTTCATCGGTGCGGCCATGATCGAGGCCCTTGGTCTGCTCGGCTTCGCGGCCGGATTCGTCTTCTGA